From Bacteroidia bacterium:
TAACGAAAGCAATAGCTTGGACAATTTGGTTGAAGCTTTGCAATATTTTATCAGGAAAACCGGTACAAAACCAACCTTAGAATACATCATTTTCAAGGATTTCAACGATAGTTTGCAGGATGCTTCCGAATTGGCTGCATTTAACAAAAAAGTACCAAGCAAAATAAATATCATCGAGTACAATCCGATTGGTGACGGAGAATTTCAAAAAGCCGAGGAATCCAAAACAGATGCTTTTTGTAAATTTCTGGAGAACAAAGGCATAGTTGTGAATGTAAGAAGGAGCAGGGGCAAAGACATTGATGCTGCTTGCGGACAATTAGCAAATAAGATAAAAGAGTAGGCATTTCACAAAACTTAACCTTACAGCCTACTTCCGCATTTACCCCTTCTTTACTTTTGCCGACTTATGCAAGGCGATTTTACCTCATTCCTCATCCGGGTTATCATCATTTTAGTCATTTCCTTATTGATTGATGCCTATTTCTATCAAGCAGTTTACAACCTAATTAAAGATTACACACCGGGCAAACGTTTGGTTTTTAATTTATTATTTTGGTCACTGACGGCCTTTACCATCAGCGTTTTTGTTATTGCCTTGATTTACCCATTACCATTGTGGCCCAAAACCATTAGAGTATACCTAACTGCTGTTGTATTTATAGCCTTCGCTTCCAAGCTATTAGGAAGTATCTTTATTTTAATTGATGATATTTGGAGAGGGGGGCAATGGGTCATCCAATTTTTTAGGCCCAGTGAATCTACCTATGATCCAAGTCGGAGTAAATTTTTAACCAATACTGCTTTATTTTTTGCCGGAATTCCATTTTTGAGCATGATATATGGAATGGTTAAAACTGCTTTTGATTTTACTGTACGCAAAGAAGTTGTTAAGTTACCCAATTTGCCAGCTTCTTTTGAAGGTTTAAAAATTGTGCAAATTTCCGATATACATTCCGGAAGTTTTACCTCTACCGGTCCTTTTGAAAAAGCTATTCAACTCATACACGAACAGCAACCCGACCTTGTTTTCTTTACGGGCGACTTAGTCAACAACATTGCCGACGAAGTTGATGATTATATTCAGGTTTTGTCAACCATCAAGGCTCCGATGGGTGTATTTTCCATATTAGGCAACCACGATTATGGCGATTACATGCAATGGGAAAACAAAGAAGAAAAGGTAAAAAACCTACAAAAGCTAAAAGATTCCCATGGGAAAATGGGTTGGAGGTTATTATTAAATGAGCATGTTCCCTTGCAACGTGGAGAAGATAAAATAGCGCTACTTGGGGTAGAAAATTGGGGAAGAGGTGCCAGGTGGCCTAAGTATGGCAATTTAAAAAAGGCTGCTGAAGGCACAGAACAATACCCTGTTAAATTGTTATTGAGTCACGATCCCTCTCATTGGGATGCGGTGGTAAGAAAAAACCATCCGGATATTGATATAACCTTCTCCGGCCATACGCATGGATTCCAGTTTGGTGTTGAAATTCCTGGGGTTAAATGGAGCCCTTCCCAATACTTGTATCCGCAATGGGCTGGTTTATATACCGAAGGAAAGCAGCATATTTATGTCAATCGCGGCTTTGGTTTTTTAGGTTATCCTGGTAGGGTTGGAATTAAACCTGAAATTACGGTCATTGAATTAAGGAAAGCCTAAATTCATCCGGTAATTGTTTACACCAAAGCTATTAGAGAGATAGTTCAAAACTAATTTGAGAATTACTGTCGTTTATGCAGATGCATATCTGTAATGGCTAAAAAAAGTGCAAGAATAGGGTTTATAAGTCATTTTAATCCCCTACTCTCCGGCAGAATAAGCCCAATTAGAGATAGAAATTCAATTTCTATCCAAATTTATTTTGCACTTTCCTTCTCAGATTTACATTTGCACGTTAAATCATTCTTAAGAAATGGCACAACTAGCTGCAGTTCTCAGTTCTTCCATCGCGAAAAAGTACACGATGGCCTTATCGGGTTTATTTTTGATTATATTTTTGGTGGAGCATCTTTACACCAACCTATTGCTATATGCGGGTGATGGTGGTGTAGAATTCAATGAAGCATCCCATACCATGACCCACAGTTTATTTATTCGAATTGTGGAAATTGTTTTGTTTGCTGCGATAATTATGCATGTATTTCAGGCTACGGTATTAACCAGGGAAAACGCCAAGGCACGTCCGGTAAAATATGCAGTGAGCGGAGTTAGCGAAACCAGCACATGGTTTAGCAGAAACATGGGATTAACCGGAAGTTTAATTTTATTCTTTATCGTGGTTCATTTGTATAACTTCTTTTTACCTTATCGGATTACAGGGGAGGTTGGGGATGGACAATCCTTAACCATTGCACAATGTGTTGTAGCAGCCCTGCGAAATCCGATTTATGCCGGACTTTACCTGTTAAGTGTTGTTATTTTAGGATTCCACCTTAATCATGGTTTTCAGTCGGCCTTTCAAACTTTGGGATTCAACAACAAATCCTATGCACCGATTTTTAAAATGGCCGGAACCGGAGTAGCCCTTTTATTTACTCTGGGATTTGGTTCATTTCCGGTTTTAATTTATTCCGGAATTTGTTGTACCGATGTTCTTCCACTTTAATTCACTTTTGATAACACATTCCTTATAGGTTGTAAAATCTAACGATAATGAGCAAACTAGACGCTAAAATCCCGGCAGGTCCACTTGAGACAAAATGGACCAAGTACAGAAGTACCGTTTCATTGGTGAATCCGGCCAATAAGCGCAATATTGAAATTATTGTGGTAGGTTCCGGATTAGCAGGGGCTTCAGCCGCAGCTTCCTTAGCCGAATTAGGGTATAAAGTTAAATGTTTCTGTTTTCAAGACAGTCCGCGAAGAGCGCATAGTATTGCAGCCCAAGGCGGTATAAATGCAGCTAAAAATTATCAGAATGATGGTGATAGCACCTATCGATTATTTTACGATACTATTAAAGGCGGCGATTACCGTGCAAGAGAAGGCAATGTATACCGCCTGGCGGAGGTAAGTGCCAACATCATTGACCAATGTGTGGCACAGGGTGTTCCCTTTGCAAGAGAATATGGAGGATTGTTGAGTAACCGTTCATTTGGTGGAACTCAGGTTCAGCGAACTTTTTATGCTGCCGGACAAACCGGACAGCAATTGTTATTGGGAGCTTATTCCGCTTTAGAACGTCAAATAGGATTGGGAACGGTGAAAATGTATAACCGTCACGAAATGTTGGACGTAGTAGTAATTGATGGAAAGGCCAGAGGTATTATTGCCAGAGACCTTGTAAGTGGTAAGTTAGAAAGACATTTTGGACATGCTGTTTTGCTTTGTTCCGGTGGATACGGAAACGTATTCTTCCTAAGCACAAATGCCATGGGAAGCAACGTAACTGCCGCTTTTAAAGCACACAAAAAAGGTGCTTATTTCGGCAATCCTTGTTTTACACAAATTCACCCAACTTGTATTCCGGTTTCAGGCGACCATCAAAGTAAGTTAACTTTGATGTCGGAATCGTTACGTAACGATGGCCGAATTTGGGTACCAAAGAAAAAGGATGACACCCGCAAAGCGGTAGATATACCGGAAGAAGAAAGAGATTATTACTTAGAAAGACGTTATCCGGCATTCGGAAACCTTGTGCCACGTGACGTAGCCAGTAGGGCTGCCAAAGAACGCTGCGATGCCGGTTATGGCGTTGGAGCTTCTAAAATGGCGGTTTATTTGGATTACGCTGCGGCCATTGAGCGTTACGGAAAAATTGAAGCCAACAAACGTAACATACACAATGCCTCCAAAGAAGAAATTACCAAAATGGGTAAAGAGGTAGTTGCCGAGAAATACGGTAACTTATTTGAAATGTATGAAAAAATTACCGGAGAAAATCCATACGAAACTCCAATGCGAATTTATCCGGCTGTGCACTATACCATGGGCGGTTTGTGGGTTGACTATGAATTAATGACCACCGTTCCGGGATTATATGCTTTAGGTGAGGCCAATTTTAGCGATCACGGAGCAAACCGTTTAGGAGCGTCTGCTTTAATGCAAGGTTTAGCAGATGGTTATTTCGTAATACCTTATACCATTGGTAGCTATTTGAGCAACGACATTCGTACCAAAGCCATTTCTACCGACCACGAAGCATTTGTTGAAGCTGAAAAAAATGTTCAGGATCAATTGAACAAATTGATGAACATAAAAGGAAGCAAATCGGTTGATCATTTCCACAAGAAACTAGGTAAAATCATGTGGGACAAATGTGGAATGGCTAGGAATGAAGCAGGATTAAAAGAAGCTATTCAGGAAATTCGTCAGTTAAGAGAAGAGTTTTGGAAGGATGTTCGTGTTCCGGGCAGCCAAAATGAATTTAATCCGGAATTGGAAAAAGCTGGACGTGTTGCCGATTTTCTTGAACTGGGTGAATTAATGTGCCAAGATGCGCTACAAAGAGAAGAATCATGTGGAGGACACTTCCGGGAAGAATCACAAACAGAAGATGGAGAAGCCAAACGTGATGATGAAAAATTCGCTTATGTAGCTGCCTGGGAATACAATGGAGGTGATTTCAAAATGCACAAAGAAGATTTAGTGTTTGATGTAGTCCATCCTAGCCAACGTAGCTATAAATAGAATAAATTTCAAGATAAATTGTTAAAGAAATTAATCGCATTTTTTAGATCAAACAAATCTGAATAGTACCTTCAAAAGAAACGTTTGGGTTTAAAAAACAACCAAGCCAAGATTTCTTGAATAAACAAAGGAGTGGAAAAAAGAAAATAAAGAACCAAAAAATTGCAAAATTAGGATGCAAGTAACTAAGATGCCAAAGAATTCCTTTTCATTGGTTATTAGCATTCATTAAAAATAAACAGCCATGAATCTAACGCTCAAAATCTGGAGACAAAAAAATGCTTCTGACAAAGGAAACTTTGTTACTTACCAGGCTAATCATGTATCGGAAGACATGTCCTTTTTAGAGATGCTTGATGTATTGAATGAGGAGCTTATCAGCAAAGGCGATGAGCCGGTTGCATTCGATCACGATTGCCGGGAAGGTATTTGTGGGATGTGTAGCATGTATATTAACGGTAGAGCACATGGACCGCAAACAGGCACTACCACCTGCCAGTTGCACATGCGTAAGTTTAAAGATGGAGATACCATTACCATTGAACCTTGGAGAGCTGCCTCCTTTCCAGTAATTAAGGATTTGGTGGTTGATCGTTCGGCTTTTGACCGCATTATTGCCGCAGGAGGATTTATTTCGGTAAACACCGGAAATGCTCAGGATGCAAACGCTTTACCGGTTGCTAAAGACGATGCTGATGCCGCCTTTGCTGCTGCTGCTTGTATTGGTTGCGGGGCTTGTGTAGCAAGTTGTAAAAACTCTTCGGCTATGTTGTTTGTATCGGCCAAAGTTTCCCAATTAGCCTTGTTACCACAAGGTCGTCCGGAAGCTGAAACCAGGGTTTTAAATATGGTAAAACAAATGGACGAGGAAGGATTTGGAAATTGCACCAATACAGGAAGTTGTGAAGCTGAATGCCCAAAAGAAATTTCTTTGGAAAACATTGCCCGCATGAACCGGGAATTCCTTTTCGCTGCATTATCTGGGAAATAGGCACTTAGAATTGCAGTCCAAAGCCGGAATATCGAACCAGATGTTCCGGCTTTTTCTTTTGGAAGAAAGGCTGATTTTTGAGGAAATATAAACCGGGAATGGTTTCAACTCAAATTCTGCAAATTTTAGGATTAAGTATTGATTGGTGAAAATGCAATTCAAAAAATGACTGCCCGGGTTTGGGTCGGGTAGGGATAGAAGTGGATAGCCCACAGGAGCACGCGGCGCTAGCCAAGTGCTACGAGGACTAGGAACGTATAGCCCGACCTGAGCCTTGCTTTCGTTTGGGAAGTGCAGAGAACCCAATGCGAAGGGACCCGCCAAAAACAAAAACCCTTAGTACTTAATCACCTCCCCCGATTCGAAATCGAACAAGGTTTTACGCCTCAGATTGAACC
This genomic window contains:
- a CDS encoding fumarate reductase/succinate dehydrogenase flavoprotein subunit; protein product: MSKLDAKIPAGPLETKWTKYRSTVSLVNPANKRNIEIIVVGSGLAGASAAASLAELGYKVKCFCFQDSPRRAHSIAAQGGINAAKNYQNDGDSTYRLFYDTIKGGDYRAREGNVYRLAEVSANIIDQCVAQGVPFAREYGGLLSNRSFGGTQVQRTFYAAGQTGQQLLLGAYSALERQIGLGTVKMYNRHEMLDVVVIDGKARGIIARDLVSGKLERHFGHAVLLCSGGYGNVFFLSTNAMGSNVTAAFKAHKKGAYFGNPCFTQIHPTCIPVSGDHQSKLTLMSESLRNDGRIWVPKKKDDTRKAVDIPEEERDYYLERRYPAFGNLVPRDVASRAAKERCDAGYGVGASKMAVYLDYAAAIERYGKIEANKRNIHNASKEEITKMGKEVVAEKYGNLFEMYEKITGENPYETPMRIYPAVHYTMGGLWVDYELMTTVPGLYALGEANFSDHGANRLGASALMQGLADGYFVIPYTIGSYLSNDIRTKAISTDHEAFVEAEKNVQDQLNKLMNIKGSKSVDHFHKKLGKIMWDKCGMARNEAGLKEAIQEIRQLREEFWKDVRVPGSQNEFNPELEKAGRVADFLELGELMCQDALQREESCGGHFREESQTEDGEAKRDDEKFAYVAAWEYNGGDFKMHKEDLVFDVVHPSQRSYK
- a CDS encoding succinate dehydrogenase/fumarate reductase iron-sulfur subunit codes for the protein MNLTLKIWRQKNASDKGNFVTYQANHVSEDMSFLEMLDVLNEELISKGDEPVAFDHDCREGICGMCSMYINGRAHGPQTGTTTCQLHMRKFKDGDTITIEPWRAASFPVIKDLVVDRSAFDRIIAAGGFISVNTGNAQDANALPVAKDDADAAFAAAACIGCGACVASCKNSSAMLFVSAKVSQLALLPQGRPEAETRVLNMVKQMDEEGFGNCTNTGSCEAECPKEISLENIARMNREFLFAALSGK
- a CDS encoding metallophosphoesterase, whose amino-acid sequence is MQGDFTSFLIRVIIILVISLLIDAYFYQAVYNLIKDYTPGKRLVFNLLFWSLTAFTISVFVIALIYPLPLWPKTIRVYLTAVVFIAFASKLLGSIFILIDDIWRGGQWVIQFFRPSESTYDPSRSKFLTNTALFFAGIPFLSMIYGMVKTAFDFTVRKEVVKLPNLPASFEGLKIVQISDIHSGSFTSTGPFEKAIQLIHEQQPDLVFFTGDLVNNIADEVDDYIQVLSTIKAPMGVFSILGNHDYGDYMQWENKEEKVKNLQKLKDSHGKMGWRLLLNEHVPLQRGEDKIALLGVENWGRGARWPKYGNLKKAAEGTEQYPVKLLLSHDPSHWDAVVRKNHPDIDITFSGHTHGFQFGVEIPGVKWSPSQYLYPQWAGLYTEGKQHIYVNRGFGFLGYPGRVGIKPEITVIELRKA
- a CDS encoding succinate dehydrogenase cytochrome b subunit encodes the protein MAQLAAVLSSSIAKKYTMALSGLFLIIFLVEHLYTNLLLYAGDGGVEFNEASHTMTHSLFIRIVEIVLFAAIIMHVFQATVLTRENAKARPVKYAVSGVSETSTWFSRNMGLTGSLILFFIVVHLYNFFLPYRITGEVGDGQSLTIAQCVVAALRNPIYAGLYLLSVVILGFHLNHGFQSAFQTLGFNNKSYAPIFKMAGTGVALLFTLGFGSFPVLIYSGICCTDVLPL